The Salvelinus fontinalis isolate EN_2023a chromosome 31, ASM2944872v1, whole genome shotgun sequence genome has a window encoding:
- the LOC129830336 gene encoding guanine nucleotide-binding protein G(s) subunit alpha isoform X2 has translation MGCLGNSKTEDQRNEEKVQREANKKIEKQLQKDKQLYRATHRLLLLGAGESGKSTIVKQMRILHVNGFNAEEKKQKIHDIKNNIKEAIETIVAAMSTLTPPVQLASPHNQYRIEYVLNLVSQKDYEFTSEFYENAKTLWQDEGVRVCFERSNEYQLIDCAQYFLDKIDIVKQSDYTPTDQDLLRCRVLTSGIFETRFQVDKVNFHMFDVGGQRDERRKWIQCFNDVTAIIFVVASSSYNMVIREDNQTNRLQEALNLFKNIWNNRWLRTISVILFLNKQDLLAEKVLAGKSKIEEYFPEFARYTTPDDATPEAGEDPRVTRAKYFIRDEFLRISTASGDGRHYCYPHFTCAVDTENIRRVFNDCRDIIQRMHLRQYELL, from the exons ATGGGTTGTTTGGGCAACAGTAAGACTGAAGATCAGCGAAATGAGGAGAAGGTACAAAGAGAAGCCAACAAAAAGATAGAGAAACAGCTTCAGAAGGACAAACAGCTATATAGAGCAACTCACAGGCTACTACTTTTAG GGGCTGGTGAGTCAGGGAAAAGCACCATAGTGAAGCAGATGCGAATCCTACATGTGAATGGCTTCAACGCGGA GGAGAAGAAGCAGAAGATTCACGACATCAAGAATAATATTAAAGAAGCTATTGAG ACCATTGTAGCGGCTATGAGTACACTGACGCCTCCCGTTCAGCTCGCCAGTCCACACAACCAATACCGGATCGAATATGTCCTCAATTTAGTCAGTCAGAAGGACTATGAATTCACATCT GAGTTTTATGAAAATGCGAAGACTCTCTGGCAGGACGAGGGCGTGAGGGTGTGTTTTGAGAGATCCAATGAGTACCAGCTGATCGACTGTGCGCAGTA CTTTCTAGACAAGATTGATATTGTGAAGCAGAGTGACTACACCCCCACTGATCAG GACCTACTGAGATGCCGAGTGCTCACCTCTGGGATCTTCGAAACCAGATTTCAGGTGGACAAAGTCAATTTCCA CATGTTTGATGTTGGCGGTCAAAGGGATGAACGTCGGAAATGGATCCAGTGCTTTAATG ATGTAACAGCCATTATTTTCGTGGTGGCCAGTAGCAGCTACAACATGGTGATCCGGGAGGATAATCAGACCAACCGTTTACAGGAGGCTCTCAATCTATTCAAGAACATTTGGAACAACAG GTGGCTACGGACCATTTCTGTCATCCTATTTCTCAACAAACAGGACCTGCTAGCGGAGAAGGTGTTGGCTGGGAAATCAAAAATCGAAGAGTATTTCCCAGAGTTTGCACGCTACACCACACCGGAtgatg CGACACCGGAAGCAGGGGAGGACCCGCGCGTCACGAGGGCAAAGTACTTCATACGAGATGAGTTCCTG AGGATCAGCACAGCCAGCGGAGATGGCAGGCACTATTGTTACCCCCATTTTACCTGCGCCGTGGACACGGAAAACATCCGCCGAGTCTTCAACGACTGTCGGGACATCATTCAGCGGATGCACCTTCGGCAGTACGAGCTCTTGTGA
- the LOC129830336 gene encoding guanine nucleotide-binding protein G(s) subunit alpha isoform X1, with translation MGCLGNSKTEDQRNEEKVQREANKKIEKQLQKDKQLYRATHRLLLLGAGESGKSTIVKQMRILHVNGFNAEEKKQKIHDIKNNIKEAIETIVAAMSTLTPPVQLASPHNQYRIEYVLNLVSQKDYEFTSEFYENAKTLWQDEGVRVCFERSNEYQLIDCAQYFLDKIDIVKQSDYTPTDQDLLRCRVLTSGIFETRFQVDKVNFHMFDVGGQRDERRKWIQCFNDVTAIIFVVASSSYNMVIREDNQTNRLQEALNLFKNIWNNRWLRTISVILFLNKQDLLAEKVLAGKSKIEEYFPEFARYTTPDDVSHASIATPEAGEDPRVTRAKYFIRDEFLRISTASGDGRHYCYPHFTCAVDTENIRRVFNDCRDIIQRMHLRQYELL, from the exons ATGGGTTGTTTGGGCAACAGTAAGACTGAAGATCAGCGAAATGAGGAGAAGGTACAAAGAGAAGCCAACAAAAAGATAGAGAAACAGCTTCAGAAGGACAAACAGCTATATAGAGCAACTCACAGGCTACTACTTTTAG GGGCTGGTGAGTCAGGGAAAAGCACCATAGTGAAGCAGATGCGAATCCTACATGTGAATGGCTTCAACGCGGA GGAGAAGAAGCAGAAGATTCACGACATCAAGAATAATATTAAAGAAGCTATTGAG ACCATTGTAGCGGCTATGAGTACACTGACGCCTCCCGTTCAGCTCGCCAGTCCACACAACCAATACCGGATCGAATATGTCCTCAATTTAGTCAGTCAGAAGGACTATGAATTCACATCT GAGTTTTATGAAAATGCGAAGACTCTCTGGCAGGACGAGGGCGTGAGGGTGTGTTTTGAGAGATCCAATGAGTACCAGCTGATCGACTGTGCGCAGTA CTTTCTAGACAAGATTGATATTGTGAAGCAGAGTGACTACACCCCCACTGATCAG GACCTACTGAGATGCCGAGTGCTCACCTCTGGGATCTTCGAAACCAGATTTCAGGTGGACAAAGTCAATTTCCA CATGTTTGATGTTGGCGGTCAAAGGGATGAACGTCGGAAATGGATCCAGTGCTTTAATG ATGTAACAGCCATTATTTTCGTGGTGGCCAGTAGCAGCTACAACATGGTGATCCGGGAGGATAATCAGACCAACCGTTTACAGGAGGCTCTCAATCTATTCAAGAACATTTGGAACAACAG GTGGCTACGGACCATTTCTGTCATCCTATTTCTCAACAAACAGGACCTGCTAGCGGAGAAGGTGTTGGCTGGGAAATCAAAAATCGAAGAGTATTTCCCAGAGTTTGCACGCTACACCACACCGGAtgatg TCTCTCACGCTTCTATAGCGACACCGGAAGCAGGGGAGGACCCGCGCGTCACGAGGGCAAAGTACTTCATACGAGATGAGTTCCTG AGGATCAGCACAGCCAGCGGAGATGGCAGGCACTATTGTTACCCCCATTTTACCTGCGCCGTGGACACGGAAAACATCCGCCGAGTCTTCAACGACTGTCGGGACATCATTCAGCGGATGCACCTTCGGCAGTACGAGCTCTTGTGA